The DNA sequence AGACCGGCAGGTTTCGGGGTCAGCAAATGCTGATACGGCGATTTGGTCTCTTCGCGCTTTGCCGGGGTAAAACGGCTGCCTTCAACAAAGTTGATCACCGTGGTCGGGATCGTGCGGAACTTGGCACAGGCCTCACGGGCGGTGGCGACATCCTTGCCCCGTAACTCCGGGTTTTTCAGCAACTGCTGGCGGGTATAACGGCGCATAAACGGCATATCCAGCCCCCAGCAAGCCAGACCGACAAACGGCACATACAGCAAATCGTGTTTCAGGAAAAATTTCGGTACCGGTAAACGCTTCCGGAAAATATCACCGACCAGCACGATATCCGCCCAGCTCTGATGATTGCAGATCACCATATGCCAGCCCTGACGGTTCAGGTTGGTCGAGTCATGCACTTCCCATTCAACTTTATTGACCAGCCGTAACATCAGCGCGTTGCCGCACAACCAGCCGTACATGATGAAGTTGCAGCCACGGGTCAGATAATGATTAATCACCGCAACCGGGATCAGCAGTTTCAGCAATGCTTGTATGCCAATCAAAAATGAGACCAGCGCCGTATTCAGGATCACCAGCGCGATACTGAGCGGCAACAAGATAAAACCAGGAAGGAATGACAGCATAATTGTTTCTGAATAATGAGGTTTAACACCACTGACCCGACAGCATCAGTCCTAAGGCGTGGATTATCGCTGCAAGATCGGCACAGGAGAAGGGTAAAACCGCTTTTTGTCCGCTTTAAATGCAATAACTTCAGCGTCAGCCGGTTGTCATCACCTGCCGCGCAAAAAATTATCTTCATTTGAGCCAAAACCAATCCCTCTATATGCTTACTGAACCGGCCCCTATACTTACAAGCAGCCGGTCATTGCCCGTTAATGGAGTATTTTGTGCAACAGCGTATTCAAGCGATTTTAACTGAACTGAACCGGGTGATTCTGGGCAAGGAAGAGGAGATCCGGCTGGCCGTCTGCTGCCTGCTGGCCAAAGGGCATCTGCTGATTGAAGATTTGCCCGGCATGGGGAAAACCACGCTGGCGCACGCACTGGCGACCGTAATGGGGCTGGACTATCAGCGGGTACAGTTTACCTCGGACATGCTGCCGGCCGATCTGCTCGGGGTCTCGGTGTTTGAACAACAGAAAGAGTTCGTCTTCCACCCCGGCCCGGTGTTTACCCAGGTGCTGCTGGCCGACGAGATCAACCGCGGCAGCCCGCGCACGCAGAGTGCCCTGCTGGAAGCGATGGCCGAGCGGCAGGTCAGTATCGACGGCGAAACCCGGGCACTGCCGGAACCGTTCTTCGTGATTGCCACGCAAAACCCGCAGGATCAAGCCGGTACTTATCCGTTACCGGAATCGCAGCTCGATCGTTTCCTGATGCGCATCGAACTGGGTTATCCGGATAAAGCCACCGAAAAGCGCATGTTGCTGCAAACCGGTACCGTGACGGTTGCCCCCCTGCTGGACAGCCAGCATTTGCAGCTGATGCAGCGGCAGGCCACGCAGGTCAAGGTCGCCGATGCCGCACTGGATTATCTGCTCAGTCTGGTGCATGAAAGTCGCTATGGTGCTATCACGCCGCACGCCCTGTCGCCGCGCGCCAGTCAGGCACTGCTCAGTGCCGCCAGGGTCTGGGCTTATATGGCCGGACGGGATTATCTGTTGCCGGATGACATTCAGGCGATTTTTGCCCCGGTCGCGGAACACCGGCTGCGCAACGGCTACAGCAGTGCGATGGGCAACCGTAATAGCTTCAGCCGCGCACTGCTGGAACGGGTGGATCCGGTACGATGAATCCTCTGCAGAAACTGCGGCAGCGGTGGCAGCAGCGGATAGCCGACTGGCTGGATAGACGGATACCACCGGCCAGTCAGGTACGTCTCGATCGGCATAATCTGTTTATCTTTCCCAGCCGCACCGGCTGGATCTATCTCTGCCTGACCGCGGCCATTTTTCTGCTCGGCTCCAACTATGAAAATAATCTGGTGCTGGCTCTGGCTTATCTGCTGTTCAGTCTGTTTGTGATCTCCATTTTTCACTGTCATCAGAATTTAAACGGCCTGATCGCCGAAGCGGTGACCTCACCCACCGGGTATGCCGGACAATCGCTGCGTTTTGCCGTACAACTGCAGACCGACCGCCCCCGCTACGATCTGCAACTCAGTGCCGCGGGCGGTCTGGGTGAACATCTGCCGGAGCTGCAAAACCGCGAACAGGCGGGGGTTACCTTTGTCACCTCGCAGCGTGGCTGGTTGCGGCCGGGACGGCTGCGCATCTCCAGCCACTGGCCGCTCGGTCTGCTGGAATGCTGGAGCCAGCTCGATCTGCGGCAAACCGGTCTGGTCTATCCGCAACCCCTGCTGTGTGATGTTCAGCTACAGTCGGATGAACAGCTGTCGGCTGATTCGGATGCTACGGCATCACCGCATCAGACCGCCGGGATGGATGAAATGCAGGGCGTCCGCCCCTATCGTCCGGGCGAATCGCTCAGTCAGATAGCCTGGAAACAGGTCGCGCAGGGACGTGGCATGGTCAGCAAGGAATTTATGACTCCGCTCCCCGCCCAGTGCTGGCTGGAACTGCATAAAACCTCCGGCACGACGCTGGAAGAACGGCTTTCCCGGCTCTGCTACCAGGTACAGACGCTGGAACAGCAGGGCGTCCGCTACGGTTTACTGCTCGGTCAGCAGAGTATTCCGCCGGGCGAAGGCAGTATGCATCAAACGGCTTGTCTGACGGCGCTGGCACTCTATGAAAACAACTGAAAACCTGTCGGTCACCCTCGGGCCACAAACCCTGAACTGGCTCAGTCTGAGCTATCTGCTGATGGTACTGCCGCTGTACAGTGAACTGCATCCGGCAATTTATGGCTGCGCGTTGCTCACCATCGGCTGGCGTTACGCCATTGCCCGCAACCGCCTGAAGCCACCAGCTGCCCTGCTGAAAAACGGGCTGGCACTGCTCGGTATGGGATTTATTGCCTACCTCTGGCGCGGTGAGGGTTTTCTGCCGGCGATGTTTAATCTGCTGGTGCTGGGCTGTACGCTGAAGTTTCTCGAATTTAGCAGCCGCCGGCATCTGAGCCTGCATGTGCTATCGCTCTATTTTCTGACCGCGCTGGCATTTATCTATCATCAGGGGCTGGCATTCACGCTCTATCTGCTGCTGGTTGCCGCCATTAACGGTATTGCGCTGGTGTCGATTTATCAGACCAACAGTTACCGCGCACAGTGGCAGCTGGGGTTGCGTCTGCTGCTGCAGAGTCTGCCTCTGATGGCGCTGTTATTCCTGCTGATCCCGCATGCCGGGCCGTTGTGGCGGCTGCCGGACATCAAAAGTGCCACTACCGGCCTGAATGACGAAGTGACTCCCGGCGATATCGCCCGGCTCTCCCGCTCCAGTGCGCTGGCATTCCGCGCCAGCTTTGACGGCACACTGCCGGCGCCGACCGAACGTTACTGGCGGGCACTGGTGCATGAAGAATTTGATGGCAAAACCTGGCGGGTTCATCCCGTACAGCAGCAGTGGCAGCAACGGCAGGCCAACCCGTTTACCGCGTCCAGCCCGCTGAAAAACCGGATCAACTGGACGGGTCCGGCCACGACCTACCGTATTATCGCCGAACCTACGCAACAGCACTGGCTGTATAGTCTGGATTTCTCGCGGCCTGAATCTGAGGAAGTCTTGCTGACGCCAGCCATGACGCTGTATGCCGCAAAGCCCTTACAGCAAAAACAGCTGTTTCCGCTGACCTATTTCCCGCAGACCGCAGCGCAAACCGCCTTAACGAACCACCAGCGACAAATTAACCTGCAGTTACCCGCCAGTCTCAACCCGCAGACACATCTGCTCGCGACCGAGCTGCGCCTGCAACATCGTGACGACCGTGATTTTGCCCAAGCCGCGATGCACTATTTTGCCGGCCATGGCTTCAGTTACACGCTGGAACCGCCCCTGCTGCAGGGCAATGACCAGATCGATGACTTCCTGTTCGGCAGCCGCCGCGGCTTCTGTGCCCATTTTGCCAGCAGCTTTACCTTCCTGCTGCGGGCGGCGGGTATTCCGGCCCGCATGGTGACCGGTTATCTGGGCGGGGAATATCACGCACAAGGCAACTATCTGAGCCTGTATCAGTTTGATGCACATGCCTGGACGGAAGTCTGGCTGGATAACCGCTGGCAGCGTTTTGATCCGACGCTGATGGTGGCACCCGAGCGGGCCAGTCGCAGTATTGATGAGATCCTGCCGGCCGGAGAAACCCGGCTGCGCGATCCGTTCAGCCTCGCCAGTTACCGGCACCTGCTGCTGATTGCTGAACTGCATGCCTTCCTGGCCGATATCGATTATCGCTGGACTTCCTGGGTACTGAACTACAACAACCAGTCGCAGGAAAAACTGCTGCAGGCACTGTTTGGCAGCCGCCTGTGGGGACGGGTCTTCGCCATGATCGGTGGCATGATTATGGTGATCGGGCTGGCGCTGGGGATCAACTGGCTGGCGAGAAACCGGGCAAAAACCGATCCGCTGCTGCAGGCCTACCTGCAGGCCTGTCGTCGGCTGGAAAAACAGGGCATCAGCCGGGAGTCGGGAGAAACGCCATCGGCGTTATTGCAGCGTCTGCAACAAGCCGGACATCCGGCCGGTGACATCATGCGACAAATCACGGAAACCTATCTGGCGGCCCGTTACGCCGGCGCGGCCGTGCATAGCGCGCGCCGTAAAATCAGGGAGCTAAGCCGACAGCTGAGATAATCAGATCGCCGCCATGATCTTTTCACGGAAGATAAAGAACACGGCGCCCAGCATGCAGAGTGCAGCCCAGAGATAGTCGAGCTTGATCTCTTCTTTCAGATAAAACACGGAAAATGGTACGAAAATACCCAGTGCGATCACTTCCTGCATGATTTTCAGCTGACCGACACTCAGTGCGGTATGGCCGATGCGGTTCGCCGGCACCTGCAGCATATATTCAAACAGCGCAATGCCCCAGCTCACGATGGCCGCGATGATCCACGGCTTGCTGCTCATGTCTTTCAGATGACCATACCAGGCGAAGGTCATAAATACGTTACTGCACATCAGTAACAGCATACTGGTTAAAACGGGATTCACGTCACACTCCGGTAGTTATAACGCCGCGGTTATAACGCCATCAGCCGGAAAATGGAAGTGATACAAAGCAAATAAACCCGCAGTTTCAGACATCCCGACCGATTAAAAAATATACGCCTTCGCTAAAACCTCATAAATCTGAAACCAAACCGTCATCAGAAGTAGTTACTTTCCCGATACATCTTCATAACGGGCTTATAACGATGAATAGAATGACTTATCTGGCTGCATTTCTGACTGCCGGTTGTTTTATTACCGGTTGCAACAGCGATAGCAGCTCCAATGACACGACCACCGAAGTAACCACACCCAAGCATGTCCTGTTCTTTCTCGGCGATGGCATGGGAATTACCACGTTAACGGCGTCCCGCATTTATTCGGTGGGCGAAGATGGCACCACCACGATCGACACGCTGCCGGAAAGCGCCTTTATCAAAACCTACTCCAACGATTCGCAAGTCACCGATTCTGCGCCCTCCATGTCGGCCTATATGACCGGCGTCAAAAGCAATAATGGCGTTATTTCCATGAATGCCGAAGCGACGCAGGAAGACGATTGCAGCACCAGCAAAGGCAGCGCTGCCACCACCCTGCTGGAACTGGCCAAAGCCAAAAGCTGGGGCACCGGCGTCGTCACCAGCACCCGCGTCACGCATGCCACTCCGGCGGCAACCTTCGCGCATATCTGTAACCGCGATCTGGAAAACGACATCGCGACACAACTGGTACCTGGCGGTGCCGGCTTCAACAGCAAACTGGCAGACGGCCTCGATGTCATTCTCGGCGGTGGCCGCAGACAATTCTTCTCTGCCACCAATCTGAGTGGCGGACGCAGTGACGGACGCGACCTGATCACCGAACTGCAGGCCAAGGGCTACACCTACGCCGGCACCAAAACCGACATGGCCGCGGCCGATAACAGCAAAAAGCTGATTGGTTTATTCAACAACAGCCATCTTTCCTATGATCTGGATCGTCAGCAAGACAGCAGCTCAACCGAGCCGTCACTGACCGAGATGACCGAAAAAGCCATTGATGTGCTCAGTAACAACAAAAATGGTTTCTTCCTGATGGTGGAAGGTGGCCGCATCGACCACGCCCTGCATGACACCAATGCCAAACGGGCACTGCAGGATACCGTGGCGTTTGATAATGCCATTGCCGCCGCCATCACCAAGATGAAAACCATCGATCCGGAACTGAAAAACACGCTGATTGTGGTGACCGCCGATCATGATCACACGCTGGTTCTGAACGGTTATGCGCAACGTACCGGCAAAACCACCGACAGTCAGCCGGGTGTACTGGGCCTGGTGAAAAACTATTCTGGTACCACCGCCGGCGAAGCAAGCCGTGATGCCGATGGCGCACCTTACTCCATCATTGGGTTCGGTAATGGTTCCAATCGTGCAGACGGTGCCCGTAACACGGTGCCGGAGCTGACCGATGAGACCGTTTCTGCCGATGATTACCGTCAGGAAGTCGTGGTTGAGGTCGGGGAACCGGGCAGCGAAACCCATGGCGGCACCGATGTCTTCCTCGGCGCCATGGGCATGGGTGCTGATGATTTCCATGGTGTGATCGAAAACACCGCGGTGTTCAGCAAAGTCAAAACCATCGCCGGCTTGTAATCAGATATCCAGGAGAAAATCATGCTGAAACCATTATTACTAAGCTGTGCGATCGCTGCGGCGTTAACCAGCTCTCTGACGTATGCCGCTCCGGCCAAAAACGTTATTTTCTTTCTTGGTGATGGTATGGGCCCGACCACACTGACGGCCGCCCGCATCTACAAATATGGCGAAGAGGGTAATCTGCAGATGCAAAATCTGCCCTATACCGCCCGTCTGAAAACGTATTCCAATGATGCCCAGACCACCGACTCCGCGCCGTCCATGGCGGCGTATATGACCGGCGTCAAGATGAACAATGAAGTCATCTCGATGAGCGCGGACACCACGGCAGTGGCACCGGGCAAAGACAGTAACGGCAATAAAACCCTGAATAACTGCACGACCGAGAACGGAACGGCAGCCACTACCCTGCTGGAGCTGGCCAAGGCGCAGGGCAAAGGCACCGGCTCGGTAACCACCACCGAACTGACGCATGCCACACCGGCGGCGACATTCGCCCACATCTGCCACCGTGATACACAATATGAGATCGCCACGCAGGCCGTTCCCGGCGGTGCAGGCTTTAACAGTGCACTCGGTGATGGCGTTGATGTGCTGATGGGTGGCGGTGCCAATCACTGGACGCCGTATTCTGCCACCAATACCAAAGGCCGTGCCGATGGCCGTGATCTGACGGCTGAACTGCAGACTCACGGTTATAGCTATGTCACGGATAAAACCGCCCTGCAGACCATAGACAGCAGCCAGACCAGCAAGGTACTGGGTTTGTTCAGTAAAACCTCACATCTGGCGTATGAGCTGGATCGTGTCGCCGACAGCACCAATACACAACCTTCGCTGGCCGAAATGACCGCGAAAGCGATCGATATCCTGTCGAAAAATGACAAGGGTTATTTCCTGATGGTGGAAGGTGGCCGTATCGACCACGCACTGCACGGCACCAATGCCAAACGTGCGCTGGAAGATACCGTGGCGCTGGATGAGGCGGTCAAAACCGCGCTGGCGAAAGTCGATCTTACCGATACGCTGATTGTGGTTACCGCTGACCATGACCACACCATGACCATGAATGGTTACTCTGCGAAAGGAAACCCGATCCTGGGTCTGGTGGCGGATAAAGATGGCAATCAGGCGACCGATGTCGATGGTCGTCCTTATACCACGCTGGTATTCGGTAACGGCAGCAACCGTCAGGCAACCCGCCCTGATCTGACCAGCGAGCAGGTACAGGCGGATGATTATCTGCAGGAAGCCGGCATCCGTTTATCCTCTGAAACCCATGGCGGCGGCGACGTGATGCTGTTTGCCAATGGTGCCGGTGCCAACAGCTTCAAAGGCACGATGGAAAAT is a window from the Tolumonas auensis DSM 9187 genome containing:
- a CDS encoding acyltransferase, encoding MLSFLPGFILLPLSIALVILNTALVSFLIGIQALLKLLIPVAVINHYLTRGCNFIMYGWLCGNALMLRLVNKVEWEVHDSTNLNRQGWHMVICNHQSWADIVLVGDIFRKRLPVPKFFLKHDLLYVPFVGLACWGLDMPFMRRYTRQQLLKNPELRGKDVATAREACAKFRTIPTTVINFVEGSRFTPAKREETKSPYQHLLTPKPAGLAMAINALGEQFEKIVNVTLAYPDNQERPFYDMLTGRLTRVQVWIEEIPVTAVQRGDYLKDKPFKRGFQQWLTGVWQRKDQQLNER
- a CDS encoding AAA family ATPase is translated as MEYFVQQRIQAILTELNRVILGKEEEIRLAVCCLLAKGHLLIEDLPGMGKTTLAHALATVMGLDYQRVQFTSDMLPADLLGVSVFEQQKEFVFHPGPVFTQVLLADEINRGSPRTQSALLEAMAERQVSIDGETRALPEPFFVIATQNPQDQAGTYPLPESQLDRFLMRIELGYPDKATEKRMLLQTGTVTVAPLLDSQHLQLMQRQATQVKVADAALDYLLSLVHESRYGAITPHALSPRASQALLSAARVWAYMAGRDYLLPDDIQAIFAPVAEHRLRNGYSSAMGNRNSFSRALLERVDPVR
- a CDS encoding DUF58 domain-containing protein — translated: MNPLQKLRQRWQQRIADWLDRRIPPASQVRLDRHNLFIFPSRTGWIYLCLTAAIFLLGSNYENNLVLALAYLLFSLFVISIFHCHQNLNGLIAEAVTSPTGYAGQSLRFAVQLQTDRPRYDLQLSAAGGLGEHLPELQNREQAGVTFVTSQRGWLRPGRLRISSHWPLGLLECWSQLDLRQTGLVYPQPLLCDVQLQSDEQLSADSDATASPHQTAGMDEMQGVRPYRPGESLSQIAWKQVAQGRGMVSKEFMTPLPAQCWLELHKTSGTTLEERLSRLCYQVQTLEQQGVRYGLLLGQQSIPPGEGSMHQTACLTALALYENN
- a CDS encoding transglutaminase TgpA family protein is translated as MKTTENLSVTLGPQTLNWLSLSYLLMVLPLYSELHPAIYGCALLTIGWRYAIARNRLKPPAALLKNGLALLGMGFIAYLWRGEGFLPAMFNLLVLGCTLKFLEFSSRRHLSLHVLSLYFLTALAFIYHQGLAFTLYLLLVAAINGIALVSIYQTNSYRAQWQLGLRLLLQSLPLMALLFLLIPHAGPLWRLPDIKSATTGLNDEVTPGDIARLSRSSALAFRASFDGTLPAPTERYWRALVHEEFDGKTWRVHPVQQQWQQRQANPFTASSPLKNRINWTGPATTYRIIAEPTQQHWLYSLDFSRPESEEVLLTPAMTLYAAKPLQQKQLFPLTYFPQTAAQTALTNHQRQINLQLPASLNPQTHLLATELRLQHRDDRDFAQAAMHYFAGHGFSYTLEPPLLQGNDQIDDFLFGSRRGFCAHFASSFTFLLRAAGIPARMVTGYLGGEYHAQGNYLSLYQFDAHAWTEVWLDNRWQRFDPTLMVAPERASRSIDEILPAGETRLRDPFSLASYRHLLLIAELHAFLADIDYRWTSWVLNYNNQSQEKLLQALFGSRLWGRVFAMIGGMIMVIGLALGINWLARNRAKTDPLLQAYLQACRRLEKQGISRESGETPSALLQRLQQAGHPAGDIMRQITETYLAARYAGAAVHSARRKIRELSRQLR
- a CDS encoding DMT family protein → MNPVLTSMLLLMCSNVFMTFAWYGHLKDMSSKPWIIAAIVSWGIALFEYMLQVPANRIGHTALSVGQLKIMQEVIALGIFVPFSVFYLKEEIKLDYLWAALCMLGAVFFIFREKIMAAI
- a CDS encoding alkaline phosphatase, coding for MNRMTYLAAFLTAGCFITGCNSDSSSNDTTTEVTTPKHVLFFLGDGMGITTLTASRIYSVGEDGTTTIDTLPESAFIKTYSNDSQVTDSAPSMSAYMTGVKSNNGVISMNAEATQEDDCSTSKGSAATTLLELAKAKSWGTGVVTSTRVTHATPAATFAHICNRDLENDIATQLVPGGAGFNSKLADGLDVILGGGRRQFFSATNLSGGRSDGRDLITELQAKGYTYAGTKTDMAAADNSKKLIGLFNNSHLSYDLDRQQDSSSTEPSLTEMTEKAIDVLSNNKNGFFLMVEGGRIDHALHDTNAKRALQDTVAFDNAIAAAITKMKTIDPELKNTLIVVTADHDHTLVLNGYAQRTGKTTDSQPGVLGLVKNYSGTTAGEASRDADGAPYSIIGFGNGSNRADGARNTVPELTDETVSADDYRQEVVVEVGEPGSETHGGTDVFLGAMGMGADDFHGVIENTAVFSKVKTIAGL
- a CDS encoding alkaline phosphatase: MLKPLLLSCAIAAALTSSLTYAAPAKNVIFFLGDGMGPTTLTAARIYKYGEEGNLQMQNLPYTARLKTYSNDAQTTDSAPSMAAYMTGVKMNNEVISMSADTTAVAPGKDSNGNKTLNNCTTENGTAATTLLELAKAQGKGTGSVTTTELTHATPAATFAHICHRDTQYEIATQAVPGGAGFNSALGDGVDVLMGGGANHWTPYSATNTKGRADGRDLTAELQTHGYSYVTDKTALQTIDSSQTSKVLGLFSKTSHLAYELDRVADSTNTQPSLAEMTAKAIDILSKNDKGYFLMVEGGRIDHALHGTNAKRALEDTVALDEAVKTALAKVDLTDTLIVVTADHDHTMTMNGYSAKGNPILGLVADKDGNQATDVDGRPYTTLVFGNGSNRQATRPDLTSEQVQADDYLQEAGIRLSSETHGGGDVMLFANGAGANSFKGTMENTAVFSLVKSAAGY